A genomic segment from Nitratiruptor sp. YY08-10 encodes:
- a CDS encoding magnesium transporter CorA family protein — translation MYVISDELEKKEQIELEENKKQIVFTSSHNEKIIQWLLTHGFHESFIEDIQNEDQSVAFEEGDRFQFIVLKYFKRSDEHPLMYEDANIMIILTGQKMIFLCEDREIIQRVVARFRKRYRIGDRLEYATYVLLDILIDFKMNIIDLIDDKLEIIEDRIFSEDVDEKEIQKSLYFARRSLNKISKISVLENDVINKIYNHFPPTIRKKLKYEFIDLKEHLSFLINESKAYLDRTGYLQNLLMGFMSNQMNKTMQRLTGITLIFLPLTFIVGNYGMNFRYMPELDWKYGYAAVWVVNILIAAGIYWWLRKKKWI, via the coding sequence ATGTATGTTATATCAGATGAACTGGAAAAAAAAGAGCAGATAGAGTTAGAAGAGAACAAAAAGCAGATAGTCTTTACCTCTTCACACAACGAAAAGATCATTCAGTGGCTTTTGACCCACGGTTTTCATGAGAGCTTCATAGAAGATATTCAAAACGAAGACCAAAGTGTCGCTTTTGAGGAGGGGGATCGTTTCCAATTTATCGTTTTGAAATATTTCAAGCGAAGTGACGAACATCCTTTGATGTATGAAGATGCAAACATTATGATCATTTTGACAGGCCAGAAAATGATTTTTTTGTGTGAAGACAGAGAGATTATCCAGCGTGTTGTGGCAAGATTTCGAAAACGGTATCGCATCGGTGACCGGCTGGAGTATGCAACGTATGTTTTACTAGATATTTTGATCGATTTTAAGATGAATATCATTGATCTCATTGATGATAAACTCGAAATTATAGAAGATCGAATATTCAGTGAAGATGTGGATGAAAAAGAGATCCAAAAGAGTCTCTATTTTGCGAGAAGAAGTCTCAATAAAATTTCTAAGATAAGTGTGCTTGAAAACGACGTGATCAACAAAATCTACAATCACTTTCCCCCAACCATCCGAAAAAAACTCAAATATGAGTTTATCGATCTCAAAGAGCACCTCTCCTTTTTGATCAATGAATCCAAAGCGTACTTGGATAGAACAGGGTATTTGCAAAATCTCTTGATGGGATTTATGAGCAATCAGATGAACAAAACGATGCAGCGGCTCACTGGAATTACGCTTATCTTCTTGCCTTTGACCTTTATTGTGGGCAATTACGGGATGAACTTTCGTTATATGCCAGAACTGGACTGGAAATATGGCTATGCTGCCGTATGGGTTGTCAATATCCTCATTGCAGCGGGAATATACTGGTGGTTAAGGAAGAAGAAATGGATTTAA